The Pseudomonas moraviensis genome contains the following window.
CGATGGTCCGCCGGTCACTGGCGACGCGATACATCAACGCACCCAAAACTCGACCGATGGTCAGCAGCGCCGGATACGGCAACTGCACGATCAGCCACAAAAGCCCCAGGCCGCACCAGAGCGGCCAGAAGCGCGGAGCAAGATATGCTTTTCGAAAACGCGGGCGATCCATTAAAGCTTCCGTAAATACAGTGGCCGCGCATTCTACATCGTTCGACCCGGCTTGCGGCTCGCGGGCGTTCTCGTTATAAGTCTCGGCACTTTTAGTGACAAGCCGTTGTATGCCGACATGAGCCAAACCGACCCGTTAGACCAAGATCCCGTATTCCAGCTCAAGGGCAGCATGCTGGCCATCACTGTGCTGGAACTGGCCCGTAACGACCTCGAAAGCCTCGATCGGCAATTGGCCGCCAAAGTCGCCCAGGCGCCGAATTTCTTCAGCAATGCACCGCTGGTTCTGGCGCTGGACAAACTGCCGCCGAACCAGGGCGCAGTCGACCTGCCGGGGCTGATGCGTGTCTGCCGCCAGCATGGCCTGCGCACCCTGGCGATTCGTGCCAGCCGCATCGAAGACATCGCCGCCGCCATCGCCATCGACATTCCCGTGCTGCCACCCTCCGGCGCCCGCGAGCGCCCATTGGAGACGCCGGAAGTCGAGGTCAAAAAGAAGCCGGAAAAACCGCCTGAGCCGACCGTCAAACCGACCCGCGTGATCACTACGCCAGTACGTGGTGGCCAACAGATATACGCCCAGGGTGGCGATCTGGTCGTGGTCTCCTCGGTCAGTCCGGGGGCGGAACTTCTCGCCGATGGCAACATCCATGTATACGGCCCGATGCGCGGCCGTGCACTGGCCGGCGTCAAAGGTGACACCAAGGCACGGATTTTCTGTCAGCAATTGAGCGCTGAACTGATCTCCATCGCCGGTCATTACAAGGTCTCCGAGGATCTGCGTCGCGATCCGATGTGGGGCTCGGGCGTCCAGGTCAGCCTGTCGGGCGACGTGTTGAACATCATTCGGCTTTAACGGATACTGCCGCATTTTCCAAGCATCTCTAAAACGTAGCGAAAACGGCTCAAACGAAGTAGGAAAAAGGCCTAAAGCCAAATTCCAGCCAAGGCTGTCCGACTGCAGTAGTTTTCAAGAGATGTTTTTCAGGGGCTGAACAGTCCTTCTTCCTTAGGGGTGAAACACCTTGGCCAAGATTCTCGTGGTTACATCCGGCAAGGGTGGTGTGGGTAAGACCACCACCAGCGCCGCTATCGGTACCGGTCTCGCTCTGCGCGGCCACAAAACAGTGATCGTCGACTTCGACGTGGGCTTGCGTAACCTCGACCTGATCATGGGTTGCGAGCGCCGCGTGGTGTATGACTTCGTCAACGTCGTGAACGGCGAAGCCAACCTGCAACAGGCGCTGATCAAAGACAAGCGCCTGGAAAACCTCTACGTACTGGCGGCCAGCCAGACCCGCGACAAAGACGCGCTGACCGTCGAAGGCGTGGAAAAAGTCCTGATGGAGCTCAAGGAACAATTCGAGTTCGTCGTCTGCGACTCCCCGGCGGGCATCGAGAAAGGTGCGCACCTGGCCATGTACTTCGCCGATGAAGCGATCGTCGTGACCAACCCGGAAGTCTCCTCGGTTCGTGACTCGGACCGCATGCTCGGCCTGCTGGCGAGCAAATCGCGTCGCGCCGAACGTGGCGAAGACCCGATCAAGGAACACCTGCTGATCACCCGCTACCACCCGGAGCGCGTTGAAAAGGGCGAGATGCTCGGCGTTGAAGACGTCAAGGAAATCCTCTCGGTAACCCTGCTCGGCGTCATCCCGGAATCCCAGGCAGTGCTCAAGGCTTCCAACCAGGGCGTGCCGGTAATTCTCGACGACCAGAGCGATGCCGGTCAGGCTTACAGCGATACCGTCGACCGCCTGCTGGGCAAAGAAAAAGCCCACCGATTCCTCGATGTCGAGAAGAAGGGATTCTTCGAGCGCCTGTTTGGAGGTAGGTAATGAACCTTTTTGACTTCTTTCGTGCCAACAAAAAGCCAAGTACCGCCTCGGTAGCGAAAGAGCGTCTACAGATCATCGTGGCGCATGAGCGCGGCCAGCGCAGCACGCCGGATTACCTGCCAGCCTTGCAAAAGGAACTGGTCGACGTGATCCGCAAGTACGTCAACATCGGCAACGACGACGTACACGTTGCACTGGAAAGCCAGGGCAGTTGCTCGATTCTGGAACTCAACATCACCCTGCCCGAT
Protein-coding sequences here:
- the minC gene encoding septum site-determining protein MinC gives rise to the protein MSQTDPLDQDPVFQLKGSMLAITVLELARNDLESLDRQLAAKVAQAPNFFSNAPLVLALDKLPPNQGAVDLPGLMRVCRQHGLRTLAIRASRIEDIAAAIAIDIPVLPPSGARERPLETPEVEVKKKPEKPPEPTVKPTRVITTPVRGGQQIYAQGGDLVVVSSVSPGAELLADGNIHVYGPMRGRALAGVKGDTKARIFCQQLSAELISIAGHYKVSEDLRRDPMWGSGVQVSLSGDVLNIIRL
- the minD gene encoding septum site-determining protein MinD — protein: MAKILVVTSGKGGVGKTTTSAAIGTGLALRGHKTVIVDFDVGLRNLDLIMGCERRVVYDFVNVVNGEANLQQALIKDKRLENLYVLAASQTRDKDALTVEGVEKVLMELKEQFEFVVCDSPAGIEKGAHLAMYFADEAIVVTNPEVSSVRDSDRMLGLLASKSRRAERGEDPIKEHLLITRYHPERVEKGEMLGVEDVKEILSVTLLGVIPESQAVLKASNQGVPVILDDQSDAGQAYSDTVDRLLGKEKAHRFLDVEKKGFFERLFGGR
- the minE gene encoding cell division topological specificity factor MinE, translated to MNLFDFFRANKKPSTASVAKERLQIIVAHERGQRSTPDYLPALQKELVDVIRKYVNIGNDDVHVALESQGSCSILELNITLPDR